In Rhopalosiphum padi isolate XX-2018 chromosome 3, ASM2088224v1, whole genome shotgun sequence, the genomic stretch tactcataGGGACCGAATAAACAAACTTTTATAGctcatattttgatttatataaaataacaattatttttaacgcgTTCGataattcaaataacaattCTATCACATTAACGATGGAcctgtttgttattttttactttgtatCCGCCGTCATATCATTGGTGCTGTTCCTTTTATATCTAGATTCTGGGAAATCCGACAACGACAAAAAGACTCTGTGGTCGAGACTAGAGCTAATGAGAGACGAAggcatatttaaaaacaaacccGCGCCACTGTCCAAGGATGTGATATATGCTATGATGCAGAGGGGAATTTATTCATTAGACACTGACGTTCAAACGTACAACGATGGCGGCGAGGTCCACCGGTGGACGCGCGAGCTGCTCGAAAATTCGCGTTATAAGCTGGAAGAAAATCAACCGAATATTTTGACGTATAAGAATATGGCCaacaattttttagaaaacGTCGAAAGGGAAATCGAAGAATTCGAGGTTattgtctttattttattaataacaggtattatttttaacaatacataatatatgatgcctgttataatactatattatcgtAAATTATGGCCGtgtatttgaaaacaaaataattaaagagttgacaatatagataattaaattccCTAATTTTAGGGGAATCGTATAGCTTTGTAGGCGTGTGTTTAAGAGGGCGTCACACCCGCAtgcgttgtctctgtcttacaacaGTACCTATACGTAACATGGCAAATTcacgctcagcagatcacgtctAGTGATCTTAAACTAGTTCCGTCAGTTTAATAATTAGAGTGAATCCGACCTATTATGAGACTCGATGGTAAGAAAAtgatctgtgtttgtatgttggttttttacgatagttcaatttttagcgagttatgcgtatataacatggcgtaaattaaaaatgctcataacccacttaaaaacttaatactcgtaaaaaaccaacatacaaacacagataatgttcttaccagcaagtttcataataggtcgattcactctaaattttaaactaacggagctaaacgtgatctgctgaacataaatttgtaatgttacgtacttgtaagacggagacaacacatgcgggtgttaGACAGTAGCCTATTACAGTGGCGTACATTCAAATTTGCTCTGGGaggggtttaaaaaaaaaaactaacactaAAACCTTCTCTTTAAAACTACCCATTTTTCTAACAATCAAACACATAACACGTAAAAAAAAGATTGAATtttcgattgtttttttttcagccatgattactatttattttaccttcaaaacctaaaatatatCGAATGataatgatgaatgatgataaaacattattaattgcctatatattatgatataatattattgttatcggcGATCGACGATGCACGACGCCGTCATTtcgggaaaaaataaataccaatactaaaatctaaaatctaagactactatacttaaaaatacaatatatactatatgtgtatgcatattaactttactgataaaaaaaaaaaaaatcattaacttgCCCATTCTTGTgtgtttatgattaattttaatattttaaattttaatgtttaatgttttcttaataaacaattttaatgttataaactcTAACTAATCTTATCTAAATACTTACCTATGATTTATGGAGTTTAatgaatagttattagtttttgacATAAACTTCTCCAACGGCAGAATAAAACAGAATGAAcgaaaaattcataattttattaaacgaaAATGTTTAACATGAATACATGATCATTTACGATAGTGCTATAAAAATAGAATCCATTTCACCGTATTATTGTTCACGCGAAATTTTACGATTATAACGTAATCGGTTTTTTCTCCGTTGTCCGATCGAGTCGGTCGAGATAAcgacaatattaatatgtatttttgtctGCACGCAACTAACTGTgtacaatcaaaatttttatgacatttaatgTCTATTTTGATTGATATATGGCACCCATAATTTCGTTATAAAATCTTTTTTCGTTGTTGGTAAAGTATAGTGTATACTcaatagtcatattattattattcatcaataatatcaattttttttggtCCTAGGGGGGGGGTTTGAACCTGACCCTCCCCCCCGTATGTACGCCACTGGTggcctattattatataatataatacattttcggaGTAGTTATTCTCAAGGAGTTGGGTCTTTGTATATAGTAATGATTATCTGCTTTTAGAACGAGAAACACAACAGAATGTAAACAAATAGGAAAAAactgtatttcattatatttatatcatacctGCTTAAATTGTAATGGGTACGCTGAtaatagacataaaataaaaatcatgtacttacattatattattcatctattattatatattttactatgtgtACGTTACGGCAAAAGTACAAATACCGGTAAAACCTAGGATACACATAATAGTGTTTGGTCAAAGCCCGCGAATGATTTTCGTAGTCCGGACTTTTACAAACGAGGTTTGGTAAATCTTAGGATAAACGACGCGTTGCAGCGTTGGTAAAAGTcagatatttttttaccaattatgTGATATATTTTCCATTGCTTTATACtcgtgtatacaaataataattattattttagagatTACACCatttaaaagttcataaaaCTGTCGTTTAAgtgatgtaaatattatataattaataataatataaatgtgtgtacctacctatataatatactagtaggTGATATAGCTAATGTAGTacccaatataataaatattatttttatgtacaagtaTAAAGCATGGGAAAACATATcaaataattggtaaaaaattCACTACTTATACTAACACTGCAGGttgtttatcttaatttttaagatttaccAAATCTCGTTTATAAAAGTCCAAACTACGAAAATCGTTCGGGCTTTGACCAAACACTATTATGTGTATCCtaggtacatatacatatacatataataatatatatatatatatatgtcgctCGTATTTAAgtgtgtatgtaatatattatttttacatcgcctttaattataattatttatattaacataaaggATAATCTTTGCAAACTGAACAACGATTTGGAACAGATTATTGAGGCGCATCAATCCATAAAACATGAAATCGATAAACAATTGTGCCAGGGCACAGAGAAGAACGTAGTAGTTCGCGACGACTGCAACCGCTCCTGGATACCACCAGTGTCATCCTTTCAATGCCCCATAATTGCAGACAGCCAAGGTGAAGACAATTTCCTGGCCACGTTAGATCGATTTGAAAAGGAAAGAGGAATAGCATAAGtctttattaattgtaaaaaattcgAATTTAAATACATGACCGattttaagaggatgtcagcgcaGTATTGTTTTCTCTGTTTTCCGAGTACAACATAGATAAAAAGTATTCacgcaaaattattttttcttatgtttttttagAAATCTAAGAGTAAAATTACttaccataaatatttaaaaaaataatatttttagaatatggGTTATTGATgtctaaatattatcataaaacaattaaatattcatttaaatttgcatacaaataaaataataagtaaataaaaactgatacatcaaatcctcaaaaatattatcctctATAATTTACGTAATAGgtgattttactttaaaaacgaaaaaattgaTCTTTGTAAATGCGTTTTATTTATGTTGCCCGTGGATCTGGGAGAGAAAACCAATACTATGTTAGCATCCTATTAATAGCTTAATAACTTTGatgcttttaatttaataattgataatatttattatttaatacaattatacatcttaaatttaataatttaatatgttatcaatttatcattattacatttaattataaacatattagaaATAGTAATACAACGACGAGATCCTCGAAGGCTCGAAAATAGAATTCTGATATTTTATTGACGGAAAAGTTGTGTCCTATAGTAAGTTACACGTCACAGCTAGtgactataatatgtaacataatatggCTATAATGTgtctataatatgtaacatagaCTATAGAGAGTATAGAGTATTAACTAATAGTACTATAGTTACTTTATAGTCTATACCacgtattacgtatatacctcatattatattttacattgcaAGCCCGCAAcacgttttattaaatattattttgattttaatttatttgaaatttctatCAATAATACGTTTGATTTatcacataatttttatagtttgtatataatattgtaaaaaaaaatatttatatacagtcaTACGTCACTCGATTTCAGAGGATATTCCACATTTCCACATTAAAGATGTGAAATATATTGAAGCATACATCAAATGCTATATTAgcagaaaatattttgtactcaCACCGTTATCAGCAATCTTTTTCAAAGTTAACTCTATCTCCACTGCTGGACTGCTGTGCTATTATTTTGGGCCCAACACAAGTTTTCTTAGTGGGACCCAGACGCCGCCAGTATTcatatgtatatgaaataaaaaaaaataaataaataaataacataggtataggagttttaatgtttgaattaaaaaaataggtatttcaaaataattaccagttgatataaaatatgtcatatCTTGCATTGAACTACAGATTTGTTCTATAGTAAATTTTTGCTTTCACAATCCCTGGCTCTccttcaaaaaatttaataaattatccatATTTTCTCCAAAAACTGTTTTGaaatttcagtatttttatagaaaatttgaaaatctatatCGACCTAGAATAAAATTgtcagtaatatttttttttagttagaacAAACAATACTTcaacatatgttttattattttataacgataaaaattatagacatgtaaattagtttttctgttattttcaaagcctatacgaaaaacgattctgaacggagatgatttgtcagtaaaTGATAATTAGCaggatttatcatattattacctatatttaaattgtagtatatcgttattttacgcgatttcgtaaaaaattaaatttcttaagctcataaaattttttctttatcgacgctacaattttttttttacggttacttgaaggaaaacttatggataacctagtattggatttttgaaacttaagtataaatcacaaaaattttatgaattttcaacttcaaaattccttgcaaattttcgcgattttgatatattatgtaaatatttgaactttaaatgcttataaacaaaaattgtgactaacgatttttggtttttttttactacgataagtacaacaacttataataaaccttgtattaaagtttaaagattttttggatagccaaattttttttatcggcattttaagaaaaaaaacttagaaaagtctaaaatttcaattgtctataagtagcttaaaaaatgtcaaaatattttgaacattttatcgtAAAGAGATAACGCTAatgtaaacatttggtgaaaatttcaagtatttacaatgattcgtttttgagttacagcaaaatcaaaatatcgatttagtcaaaaagtggttatgcgtaaaaattcccgtttttccgtaattttttcagggtttttcccgacgcttttgaaaactaatggaaattttccttttcaaagaggggctgaagtcaaaaatcgaagcattattactactccaaaaagtgatgacagacagaaaaatcaaaaaaaaaaatcaatacattcatcactccgttcagaatttaAAACTCATCGTCTCGCCCTccaaaatattgtcatcttttaattttattataggtacatttactCTAAGACCAAAATTGAGCtagttctactcagactgcgtaaatgcgttttgttTATGTCGTACGTACGTGTAAGACGGAGTCAAACGTCATGCAggtgcgacgtcctcttaacGTTCTTTGTgaaaacataatacctatagaAGTAATACTTTCGTATACTTTTCGATCTTATGATAttccttattttaaatatcaaaacctttatttttttttttacaactatatatttactaatattttgtaaaatgtaaaagctaaattattattttaaacataataatgtttattaatctaataatatatttgatcgaaataataaaaaaaaaagtttcattttataaattcaatttattaaattattacttaaatatattgtaaattctaCCAAccgaatgttttattataaatacattatttattaatttcttaatatttttgtataactaataaaattaatattatttcatttatttcaataaatttatgtttattaaaaattgataattacgTATGGTGATATTTGGTTCAGTTTAAGACAAGTTATCcgattactataatactattaaacaaaacaaaacaaacaatataaaaataagtgtttttCAATCTCCAAAGATATTACCCTTACTCTTTAGGtaagtgtaaaatatgtattataccatataacataatctatattaataacCGTGCTGCAAAAAATACTTATGCGAAGTGCCTATTTCAataaacgattatattataattagtaatggctttttatttttttttcgtaacaaAAGTTACAGGAACATAAAGTAGACGTAGGCGtgaacatacataatataatagtaggtgGATTTAGGATGATGTAGAACGACAGAACATATAGTTAGTACTTAGTAGTTACTCTGTACTGATCCATACATACACAGGTTACGGGTAATGGGTTTTGGGTAATATAACTTACTTACTTACATTACATTACCTAcgaacataaataaaacaaaataacaataaattaaggaGATGTAGGTAATATTTCGTAAACAAATAACTTGTAGTACTGGTGGATTGAAAGTTCACATTACTATGTATACGCtgcaaaatattactattttaatatgaaaaattatacaattacaatattgatatcattaaaatgtatataggtataggtgttTTAAATGCAGATTAAAGCGtcttatttcatcaaaatcaaatattaatatacatattattgattttaataattctacatTACTTCGTTTACTCAATTAATTGCTACGGAAATCGAATTTTTCACGCCAAAATGTTTACCTATTTCATTCAGGaatgtcattatttatttacattcaaCATTGATATAAGTAGTTTTGTATCTTTTCACGGGGGACATTTATTCTGATTTCGCATTCGGTTGGTATGTTTATGTTTGTacgaatcaattaaaatatattttttttttaacagaacGCTAGctgattttatttacttttaattcacGATAAAAcgcaaaatcattttattaatacctaGTGGTTTATTTAGTAAGTTAGTCTTAATGTATCGGTACGCACATCAATTTTACGagatgtacaatatttataacggGCCGTGGActgtggttaaaaatgttttaataattcccgttcgaaaataatattataacgtacgtGGGCGCGTCTGCGTAGCAACATCTGCGTCGCAACCGGTGGTTGTTTGGCCGAGCGCACAGCTGATTTCGGTAGATACATTATTTCAGAGTGTGCGGCGCGCGGCGGTAGAGAGAGTCTACCGATTTGTCTTCTCGTCCTTGCCGCCGcggataaaaatattacaaaaacttAAACATAACCTACaaataatgtcaatatttttttggttcGCGGACGAAATTACGTCGCGGGCGCGCGACGAGCGTTAAACAGCCGACCGCTCGGACCGATGCGAAAATTCACGTTCGCCGTGCGGTTGGTTACACCGATCGCCAGCCGTCGTCGCGTGCCCGCCAAATCGGGAAAATCAGCAAATTGCGTTTCGAGCGCGGCGGGTAACTCAAACGTCGTATACGATATCACATATTTGTATAGAATATGATTATACCTAAACTCTACAGGTTGCTCACCGATACGCATTGCTCACGCTGTGCATACTCCAACTCGCCGGACGTCCCGGTGGTTTGGCATTTGCCAATATTTATGTCAGTCGCTGCCATTGAATAAACGTAAGAGTTTACGGTCCGCGGTTATCTCCGAGCGCCAGGCCGCGGACAAGCAtacagtgataataatataatatattcgtaattCGTTTACGAtttgtgtacctattattttagtgCCAATACGCGGACATTGCACCGTGGATTCGGTTTTCGCAGTACCCCTCACGAAAAGGACAGCGATGGACCAAGTTCAAATAAACGCGTGAGATatcaatgattaattaattacacaGTTATTGTATCGGATAATTTTACCATCGCTCGCATGAATCTGTCAAATCCTATCTAGACAGGATATTTTATTAGACccgtctaataaaaataataataataataatattgtcgttcACCAATTGATTTTATGTCGATATTTGATTGTTATAGATATAAGCTTTTGTTGAAAAACGCCCGATGTACTTCATTTAGtaccaatttaaaaatgatgtttGAAGACGCCATTGAAATCCGTAAGTATTATTAGACCATATCTATATCTATTGTGTTATAATGCTCTGACAATTCTTTGATTTCAGTTGTTAGTACAAAAATTTGTTTACCGGTTTCTCGAGAGGTACTTAATAGTTTTGTCACAGAAATCGTGCCCGCTTTAAAAGATAAACTGGCACTCCATTTGGCTAATTTCATACTGGATAAAGTAAGACTTTTTTTTCCACGTACCtacttaatttgtttaaattaccatttcATTCAATTATTAGATAAGTCATAGGAAAACATATTTTGATCAAGTAGTAGCCAGcacatatctatatttatataggttattaaatataaaggaAAAAATTGGAAAGAAGGACTCCAGAAGCTGATCTGTATTCCACTTGAATcggaacaaatgtatttattttatttttaatagatagtttattacaatttatattaatttgtatataatttttagacaattttcaatggaattaaaaatggaaatatttattagaattgtacatttttatttggaaGAAAATAATCCAAATCTAGcagaattttatattgttaaagcTGCAAAAATACAGGtttgatttattcaaataattaataaagtttgcATCCTTATGTATGTGGTTTAtcaatgtgttttatttataacttgatTATAGAAATAGGTATGGGTAGTGGTAGGAAGATGTGATCAATTTTGTtgctattgatttatttatttatagtggtGATGgattatcaaaacatttttacaatactgTTATATTGTCAtcgttagtttaaattttaatataattttctcatCATTGACAACTTACTGGGCGAGTGTAattgcaaaattatttaatttaactaaataaagaGGTCGTAATaatggaatattttaa encodes the following:
- the LOC132923822 gene encoding uncharacterized protein LOC132923822 codes for the protein MDLFVIFYFVSAVISLVLFLLYLDSGKSDNDKKTLWSRLELMRDEGIFKNKPAPLSKDVIYAMMQRGIYSLDTDVQTYNDGGEVHRWTRELLENSRYKLEENQPNILTYKNMANNFLENVEREIEEFEDNLCKLNNDLEQIIEAHQSIKHEIDKQLCQGTEKNVVVRDDCNRSWIPPVSSFQCPIIADSQGEDNFLATLDRFEKERGIA